In the Oreochromis aureus strain Israel breed Guangdong linkage group 14, ZZ_aureus, whole genome shotgun sequence genome, one interval contains:
- the lrch3 gene encoding DISP complex protein LRCH3 isoform X1, with protein sequence MAASVLLGSADSAGLSFTVGGGGTGNSNGLGPAGPAPWNRSLDRALDEAAATGSLNLSGRKLKEFPRSAANHDLTDTTRADLSRNRLSELPLEVCLFVSLESLNLYQNCLRSLPDGLLNLQALTYLNLSRNQLSVLPPVVCGLPLKVLIACNNKLVSLPEELGQLRHLTELDVSCNEIQTLPAQVGQLEALRDLNIRRNHLVRLPPELAELPLVRLDFSCNKVTSIPVCYRRLTQLQTIVLDNNPLQTPPAQICIKGKVHIFKYLNLEASKTTPDLPEYDRRPLTFSSCVDELYPGRPYGALDSGFNSVDSGDKRWLSNEASEELSELPQRVAEISRDQRQRGGAAGAAALPNGTYGELEQIDFIDSCAGEEEEEEGRRSRGGGDRTSLSSQFMAYIERRITREGSPVKSGSSRMEDPRRHSRGVGDSAAAASGSHGQRGGVERMRREAQLAAMRYDEERQKNRSLQRDNMSGHAKHKAAPSPTKSSPDTENVYPSRRCTHTDDSALFMGEDRAALSPTANQSPSYPSSGGVASCRTPSLRPESFLFRLGQREEKRKGDAAAPPSQEEAPAAPPLAGEDVEVVEQLRKNIEARLKVSLPSDLGAALTDGVVLCHLANHVRPRSVPSIHVPSPAVPKLTMAKCRRNVENFLEACRRIGVPQSQLCLPLHILEEQGLPQVAVTVGALLDLAPPRHSSTAATATTSSIPPGPSVTI encoded by the exons ATGGCGGCCTCGGTGTTGTTGGGCTCTGCGGACAGCGCCGGACTCAGCTTCACCGTCGGGGGCGGCGGCACCGGGAACAGTAACGGACTGGGCCCAGCGGGCCCGGCGCCCTGGAACCGTTCTCTAGACCGGGCGCTGGACGAAGCCGCGGCCACCGGGAGCTTGAACCTGAGCGGCAGGAAGCTGAAGGAGTTCCCTCGGAGCGCCGCCAACCACGACCTGACCGACACCACCAGGGCCG atCTGTCTCGTAACCGGCTGTCGGAGCTTCCTCTTGAGGTTTGTCTCTTCGTGTCTCTGGAGAGTCTGAACCTGTACCAGAACTGTCTGCGCTCGCTGCCTGACGGCCTGCTCAACCTGCAGGCGCTCACCTACCTGAACCTCAg TCGGAACCAGCTGTCGGTGCTGCCCCCTGTTGTCTGCGGCCTCCCTCTGAAGGTTTTGATCGCCTGCAACAACAAGCTGGTTTCTCTGCCGGAGGAGCTGGGTCAGCTGAGGCACCTCACCGAGCTG GATGTGAGCTGCAACGAGATCCAGACTCTGCCTGCTCAGGTGGGTCAGCTGGAGGCTCTAAGAGACCTGAACATCAGGAGAAACCACCTGGTCCGACTGCCaccag AGCTGGCTGAGCTGCCTCTGGTGCGTCTCGACTTCTCCTGTAACAAAGTGACCTCCATCCCCGTCTGTTACCGCCGCCTCACGCAGCTGCAGACCATCGTCCTCGACAACAACCCGCTGCAGACCCCGCCCGCTCAG ATCTGCATTAAAGGGAAAGTTCACATATTTAAGTACCTGAATCTGGAGGCCAGCAAGACGACGCCGGACCTGCCCGAGTACGACAGACGACCTCTGACCTTCAGCTCCTG TGTGGATGAGCTTTACCCCGGGCGTCCCTACGGAGCGCTCGACTCCGGCTTCAACAGCGTCGACAGCGGAGACAAAAGATGGCTGAGCAACGAG GCCTCAGAGGAGCTGTCGGAGCTGCCGCAGAGAGTGGCCGAGATCAGCCGAGACCAGAGGCAGCGAGGAGGCGCAGCAGGAGCAGCGGCGCTGCCTAATGGCACAT atggggaGTTGGAGCAGATTGACTTCATCGACAGTTGTgcgggggaggaggaggaggaggaggggaggaggagtCGCGGGGGAGGAGACAGGACCAGCCTGAGCTCTCAGTTCATGGCTTACATCGAGAGACGCATCACCAGAGAG GGTTCTCCTGTGAAAAGCGGCTCTTCGAGGATGGAAGACCCGAGGAGACACAGCAG GGGTGTAGGCGATAGCGCCGCGGCAGCATCTGGCTCGCATGGACAG AGAGGCGGCGTGGAGAGGATGAGGAGGGAGGCGCAGCTCGCTGCCATGAGGTACGACGAGGAGCGGCAGAAGAACCGCTCGCTGCAGAGGGACAACATGAGCGGACACGCCAAG CATAAAGCAGCTCCGAGTCCAACGAAGTCCAGTCCTGACACagag AACGTCTACCCCTCCCGACGCTGCACCCACACAGACGACTCCGCCCTCTTCATG GGTGAGGACCGAGCTGCCCTCTCTCCTACAG cCAATCAGTCGCCGTCTTATCCCAGCTCGGGAGGCGTAGCCTCCTGTCGAACTCCCAGTCTGCGGCCAGAGAGCTTCCTGTTCCGCCTCGGGCAGagggaggagaagagaaaag GTGACGCCGCTGCTCCTCCGAGCCAGGAGGAGGCCCCCGCCGCGCCTCCTCTTGCGGGCGAGGATGTCGAGGTGGTGGAGCAGCTCAGGAAG aACATCGAGGCTCGTCTCAAAGTGTCACTGCCGAGCGACCTGGGAGCAGCCCTGACGGACGGCGTGGTTCTCTGTCACCTAGCCAATCACGTGAGGCCGCGGTCCGTCCCCAGCATCCACGTCCCCTCCCCCGCCGTG CCCAAACTCACCATGGCCAAGTGTCGCAGAAACGTGGAGAACTTCCTGGAGGCGTGTCGCCGCATCGGAGTCCCACAG
- the lrch3 gene encoding DISP complex protein LRCH3 isoform X2 produces the protein MAASVLLGSADSAGLSFTVGGGGTGNSNGLGPAGPAPWNRSLDRALDEAAATGSLNLSGRKLKEFPRSAANHDLTDTTRADLSRNRLSELPLEVCLFVSLESLNLYQNCLRSLPDGLLNLQALTYLNLSRNQLSVLPPVVCGLPLKVLIACNNKLVSLPEELGQLRHLTELDVSCNEIQTLPAQVGQLEALRDLNIRRNHLVRLPPELAELPLVRLDFSCNKVTSIPVCYRRLTQLQTIVLDNNPLQTPPAQICIKGKVHIFKYLNLEASKTTPDLPEYDRRPLTFSSCVDELYPGRPYGALDSGFNSVDSGDKRWLSNEASEELSELPQRVAEISRDQRQRGGAAGAAALPNGTYGELEQIDFIDSCAGEEEEEEGRRSRGGGDRTSLSSQFMAYIERRITREGSPVKSGSSRMEDPRRHSRGVGDSAAAASGSHGQRGGVERMRREAQLAAMRYDEERQKNRSLQRDNMSGHAKHKAAPSPTKSSPDTEGEDRAALSPTANQSPSYPSSGGVASCRTPSLRPESFLFRLGQREEKRKGDAAAPPSQEEAPAAPPLAGEDVEVVEQLRKNIEARLKVSLPSDLGAALTDGVVLCHLANHVRPRSVPSIHVPSPAVPKLTMAKCRRNVENFLEACRRIGVPQSQLCLPLHILEEQGLPQVAVTVGALLDLAPPRHSSTAATATTSSIPPGPSVTI, from the exons ATGGCGGCCTCGGTGTTGTTGGGCTCTGCGGACAGCGCCGGACTCAGCTTCACCGTCGGGGGCGGCGGCACCGGGAACAGTAACGGACTGGGCCCAGCGGGCCCGGCGCCCTGGAACCGTTCTCTAGACCGGGCGCTGGACGAAGCCGCGGCCACCGGGAGCTTGAACCTGAGCGGCAGGAAGCTGAAGGAGTTCCCTCGGAGCGCCGCCAACCACGACCTGACCGACACCACCAGGGCCG atCTGTCTCGTAACCGGCTGTCGGAGCTTCCTCTTGAGGTTTGTCTCTTCGTGTCTCTGGAGAGTCTGAACCTGTACCAGAACTGTCTGCGCTCGCTGCCTGACGGCCTGCTCAACCTGCAGGCGCTCACCTACCTGAACCTCAg TCGGAACCAGCTGTCGGTGCTGCCCCCTGTTGTCTGCGGCCTCCCTCTGAAGGTTTTGATCGCCTGCAACAACAAGCTGGTTTCTCTGCCGGAGGAGCTGGGTCAGCTGAGGCACCTCACCGAGCTG GATGTGAGCTGCAACGAGATCCAGACTCTGCCTGCTCAGGTGGGTCAGCTGGAGGCTCTAAGAGACCTGAACATCAGGAGAAACCACCTGGTCCGACTGCCaccag AGCTGGCTGAGCTGCCTCTGGTGCGTCTCGACTTCTCCTGTAACAAAGTGACCTCCATCCCCGTCTGTTACCGCCGCCTCACGCAGCTGCAGACCATCGTCCTCGACAACAACCCGCTGCAGACCCCGCCCGCTCAG ATCTGCATTAAAGGGAAAGTTCACATATTTAAGTACCTGAATCTGGAGGCCAGCAAGACGACGCCGGACCTGCCCGAGTACGACAGACGACCTCTGACCTTCAGCTCCTG TGTGGATGAGCTTTACCCCGGGCGTCCCTACGGAGCGCTCGACTCCGGCTTCAACAGCGTCGACAGCGGAGACAAAAGATGGCTGAGCAACGAG GCCTCAGAGGAGCTGTCGGAGCTGCCGCAGAGAGTGGCCGAGATCAGCCGAGACCAGAGGCAGCGAGGAGGCGCAGCAGGAGCAGCGGCGCTGCCTAATGGCACAT atggggaGTTGGAGCAGATTGACTTCATCGACAGTTGTgcgggggaggaggaggaggaggaggggaggaggagtCGCGGGGGAGGAGACAGGACCAGCCTGAGCTCTCAGTTCATGGCTTACATCGAGAGACGCATCACCAGAGAG GGTTCTCCTGTGAAAAGCGGCTCTTCGAGGATGGAAGACCCGAGGAGACACAGCAG GGGTGTAGGCGATAGCGCCGCGGCAGCATCTGGCTCGCATGGACAG AGAGGCGGCGTGGAGAGGATGAGGAGGGAGGCGCAGCTCGCTGCCATGAGGTACGACGAGGAGCGGCAGAAGAACCGCTCGCTGCAGAGGGACAACATGAGCGGACACGCCAAG CATAAAGCAGCTCCGAGTCCAACGAAGTCCAGTCCTGACACagag GGTGAGGACCGAGCTGCCCTCTCTCCTACAG cCAATCAGTCGCCGTCTTATCCCAGCTCGGGAGGCGTAGCCTCCTGTCGAACTCCCAGTCTGCGGCCAGAGAGCTTCCTGTTCCGCCTCGGGCAGagggaggagaagagaaaag GTGACGCCGCTGCTCCTCCGAGCCAGGAGGAGGCCCCCGCCGCGCCTCCTCTTGCGGGCGAGGATGTCGAGGTGGTGGAGCAGCTCAGGAAG aACATCGAGGCTCGTCTCAAAGTGTCACTGCCGAGCGACCTGGGAGCAGCCCTGACGGACGGCGTGGTTCTCTGTCACCTAGCCAATCACGTGAGGCCGCGGTCCGTCCCCAGCATCCACGTCCCCTCCCCCGCCGTG CCCAAACTCACCATGGCCAAGTGTCGCAGAAACGTGGAGAACTTCCTGGAGGCGTGTCGCCGCATCGGAGTCCCACAG